The segment ATATTGTAAATCTGCAACCGGCCATCATAACTGGCCGTGTAAGCGTAATCGCCGGATGTCACGACATCCCGTGTGGTGCCGTAATTGTTCGCCGTGCTTACATAAACCGGAGTGCCCTGAGCTGGGAGGTTACTATTCGAGGTGAAAAGCAGCATGAAGGCCAGAATAAGAAACCAAAGGATTTGGATCTTTTTTATCGCGAGCAGGGAAAGGGTTACTGAATTGGAGAAATGATGGGTTTGACAAGTTGTGGTGAACCATATTGGCTGAGATTTTACGCTGCGCTGTCAATGAAAATGGAGGTTGGATATGTTCGGCAAGACGGGTTGCGGAAGGAGAGAAATTTTATGAGTTCAGGCACGGGCGGGACCAACACGAGTTTCAAGTCGTTCAGGCGTAGCACGTTCCGCATTAGCAAATCTGAGCTCCGCCCTTATACAGTTGGAGAGTCTGTGTCCATGCGATTTGTTACATTTTTAGGCGATGTTAAAAATGGTGGTGTGCATCAAGAATGGATTTGGCATAATGGCAAAGCGTTTGAGAGGGATTATGAACGAGTTGATGGCTGAATGGTCTATTTCAGACCCTGGTTCCGAAGGGTTTGGAGCTTTGTGGAGATATGGAAAGAGCGGGACGGGTATGAATTGGTTGAGGTTGGGAACGGGGCGGCGAGCGACAATGAACGGCAGTTAACGGCAATTAAGAAAAAATTTCAGTGGTGCTTTATGAGTGAAGTGGTGAGTCAAAACCTTGAAGTGGGTTCGCGGTGCACCGTGACGTTCCATGATATTGCCTTTGGTGGTGAGGGTGTGGCGCGGGTGGATGAATTTGTAGTGTTCGTGCCGTTCGTGATGGTGGGCGAGGAGGCGGAGGTGGAGATCACGGAGGTCAAAAAAAGATTTGCCCGGGGCAAGTTGGTGCGGGTGTTGAAGACGTCGCCAGAGCGGGTGAAACCCTTATGCCAGTATTTTGGGGACTGTGGCGGTTGTCAGTATCAGCACATGGATTATGCCGCGCAATTGCTGATGAAGCACAAGCAGATTTGCGATTTGTTCGAGCGGATAGGCGGCATTGATCCAAAGGTCGTGGGGCCAGTCATCCCCTGCCCCCAGCCGTACGGTTACCGGAATCGCATTATGATCCGGAGTCAGTGGGACAAGTTCAAACAGGGTTTGAATATTGGATTCATACGCGCGGATAATCGCCTGGTGGTGGATATCGAGGAGTGCAAAATTTCAGAACCCGCGGTCAATGAGCAGATTCAGCATGTGCGGAAGAATCCGCCACCGAAGGGAGGCATCAAGGTCGTTTTGCGGGTGGCACCGGAGGGTTGGGAGGTGCCACGGGATTCGTTTTTCCAGAATAACTTTTTTCTGCTCCCCGAATTAGTCGGGGTGGCACGACAGTTTTTGAAAGACAGCGGCTCACGGTTTCTGGTAGATGTATACTGCGGGGTTGGCTTCTTCAGTCTTGAGCTGGGGGATTTGGTCGAAGGTTTTGTGGGCGTGGAGTTGGATCAACTGGCCATCAAGGCAGCGCGGAGAAACGCAGAGAAACGCAACTTGAAGAATGGGGAGTTCGTGACGGGGCGGGCGGAAGAGATGCTGCCGGGATTGATGCAGCGATTTTCGCCGGAGGCGACGACGGTCTTGATCGATCCACCGCGGACGGGTTGTTTGCCGGAGAGTTTGGAGTTGTTGAGGCAAACCAGGCCGAACCAGTTGATTTATGTCTCCTGCCACCCGGCGACGATGGCACGAGACTTGAACGTTTTATGTGCGGAAGGTGTCTTTGAATTGGTGAAAGTGATTCCTTGCGACATGTTTCCTCAGACCGCGCATGTAGAGTGCGTGGCAGATTTGCGATTGAAGTCCGCGACTCTTTCCCGATAGAGTCGGGAATTCACGAAGACCTTTAAAGCAAGCAACAAGCATTACAAATTATCCCTGCCACTAGCATGAGGACAGAACGCGAATCAAGTTCGAACACGAGTTACGTAAGGTCATTGTTACCCTGGATTTTGGCTGCCTTGATGATGGTGGTTTATATTTTCACGCTGAACCACTCATATTCCCTTGGAAATCTTGGTCATATATCCGAATTGGCAGGCTGGAATTGGCGCAGCACTATTGCCGGGCCGGTAACTTTTCTGCTCACGCTTCCCTTTCGCTGGCTGCCGGTAAAGATTCTGCCACTGGCGCTAAACTTGTTTGCCGCTTTCTTGGGAGCATTAACTCTGGCTTTGCTCGCGCGTTCCGTTGCCTTGCTACCCCGGGATCGAACCCAGGAGCAAAGAGAGCGAGAACCCAGCACCCATGCCTTGCTCTCCACCAAAACTGCGTGGATACCACCCCTGCTCGCCGTGTTGGTGTGCGGTTTGCAAATGACGTTTTGGGAACATGCCATTGAGTTCACCGGTGAGATGGTGGACCTCCTATTGTTTTCCTACTGCATACGCTGCCTTTTGGAATTCCGGATTGAGGAGAAGGAATCGTGGTTGATAAAATTTGCCCTCGTTTGCGGTCTGGGCATGGCGAATAGTTGGGCCATGATCGGTTATCTGCCAGCCTTTATCCTGGCCTTGATATGGATCAAAGGCGTGAGATTTTTCCAGATTAGCTTCATGCTGAAATTAATGGGTTGTGGTTTGCTCGGCTTTTTACTCATCCTATTGCTGCCGCTCAAGGCTGCCCTGGC is part of the Pedosphaera parvula Ellin514 genome and harbors:
- a CDS encoding class I SAM-dependent RNA methyltransferase — protein: MSEVVSQNLEVGSRCTVTFHDIAFGGEGVARVDEFVVFVPFVMVGEEAEVEITEVKKRFARGKLVRVLKTSPERVKPLCQYFGDCGGCQYQHMDYAAQLLMKHKQICDLFERIGGIDPKVVGPVIPCPQPYGYRNRIMIRSQWDKFKQGLNIGFIRADNRLVVDIEECKISEPAVNEQIQHVRKNPPPKGGIKVVLRVAPEGWEVPRDSFFQNNFFLLPELVGVARQFLKDSGSRFLVDVYCGVGFFSLELGDLVEGFVGVELDQLAIKAARRNAEKRNLKNGEFVTGRAEEMLPGLMQRFSPEATTVLIDPPRTGCLPESLELLRQTRPNQLIYVSCHPATMARDLNVLCAEGVFELVKVIPCDMFPQTAHVECVADLRLKSATLSR